GCTTACAGATGAATCCGCCGACCGTTCCGAGACGCGCTCGGGACCTCGTCGCGCCTCGCGCGACGATGCCGCGAAGGGGTCGGGGACCGCGTCCAAACTTGCATCGGAAACTGCCGGAGTTGCCTCCGGTCAGTCCGGTGCTGTCTCCGAACCACGTTCGGGGGGCAGTCGGCGTTCGGCCGACTGCACCTCCGGAGGGCGCTCGGAGGCTCGTCGGCCGAACGCCGACGGTGGCGAGGGCGTGGCCTACGTTACGGTGGATGGCGCGCGGCTGCTCTCACGACCCGAACTACGCACCGAAAACGCAGGTGAATCTAAATGGCAACAGGACTGAACGTATCAGAGCCGGAAGGAACCTGCTCCGACGAGAACTGTCCGTTCCACGGAACGCTGTCCGTGCGCGGTCAGACGCTCGAAGGAGAGGTTGCTTCCACAGACATGGACAAAACCGTGATCGTCGAGCGAGAGTACGACGTTCCGGTTCCGAAGTACGACCGGTACATGAAGCGCCGGTCCCGAGTCCCGGCACACCACCCGGACTGCTTGGAACTGGAAGTCGGCGACACGGTTCGTATCGCAGAGACCCGACCGCTTTCGAAGACGAAGAGCCACGTCGTCGTCGAGCAGTTCGAGACGACGCGGAGCTTCGGAGCGGGCGGCACCGAACAACAAGACGAATCGGAGGACGAAGAATAATGGAAGCGCTCAAAGCCGACATTACGCAGGGCCTCTCGAAAGGCTCGCTCCTCAACTGCGCCGACAACACGGGCGCACGCGAGGTCAAACTCATCAGCGTCTCCGGCTACTCCGGCGCCAAGAGCCGCCACCCGAAGGCGGGCATCGGTGACAAAGTGACCGTCTCGGTCACGAAGGGTACCCCAGAGATGCGACGGCAAGTGCTGGAAGCGGTTGTTGTTCGCCAGCGCCAGCCGATTCGTCGTCCCGACGGCATGCGCGTCAAGTTCGAAGACAACGCGGCCGTCATCATCGACGACGTTGAGGAACCGCGCGGGACCGAAATCAAGGGTCCCATCGCGCGGGAAGTCGCAGAGCGGTTCGGAAGCATCGCAAGCACCGCTACGATGATAGTATGACTCAGCAACCACGCAAACAACGAAACCAGACCGAGCGCGCCTCGCTCCACGAGCGACACGAGCAGGTCAAGGCGACGCTCGCCGACGACCTCCGCGAGGAGTTCGACACCCGCAGTGTCCGCGTCAACGCGGGCGACACCGTCGAGGTGATGCGCGGGGACTTCGCTGGCGACGAAGGCGAAGTCATCAAGGTTGACCTCCGCGACGCGGTCGTTCACGTCGAGGACGTGACTCTCGAGAAGGCCGACGGCGAAGAAGTGCCCCGGCCGCTCGACGCGAGCAATCTCAAGGTCACCGACCTCGACCTCGAAGACGACCTGCGCGAGGAGCGCCTCCGAGGTGAGAACGAATGACGAAACACCAGAAGCGACTCTCAGTTCCGAAGTCCTGGCCGGTCGAGCGCAAGACCGAAACCTTCACCGTGAAGGCCGATTCCGGCCCGCACGGAGAGGACGGCGTGCCCCTCATCATCCTGCTGCGGGACGTGCTGGGCTACGTCGGCTCCCGGAAGGAAGCACGATACGCTCTCGATCAGGGCAACGTGCTGGTCAACGGCGACGAGAACGTCGCCGAGGACCGACCTATCGGGATGTTCGACATCATCGCGTTCACCGAGCGCGAAGAGTTCTACCGCGTCTTCCCCGACGAGGGCGGTCGGCTCACGCTGACTCCCATCGAGGCCGACGCCGCCGAGAGCAAGCTCGGAAAGATCGAGGACAAGACGAAGGTCTCGGGCGGTCGCACCCAGCTCAACCTCCACGACGGGCAGAACCTGCTCGTCGAGGACGACGAGTACAGCGCCGGGGACTCCATCGTCATCAGCAACGACGACACCGAGGTCGTCGCGCACTTCCCCTACGAGGAAGGCAGCCTCGTGACCGCTGTCCGCGGTTCGCACGCGGGCGACATCGGCGAGGTCACCGAGATTCAGGTGACGCCCGGTAGCGGTTCGAACAACGTCGTGGTCGAGACGGACGACGACGGCACCTTCGAGACGGTCGAAGAGTACGTCGTGGTCATCGACGAGAACTTCGTGGGTGATGACGAATGAGCGAAGCAGACGCTGATTTCCACGAGATGCGCGAGCCGACCATCGAGAAGGTCGTCGTCCACATGGGCGTCGGCGAAGGCGGCCGCGAGCTCGCGGACGCCGAGGACATTCTCGAAGACGTGACTGGCCAGCAGAGCGTGCGGACGCAGGCCAAGTCCACCAAGCCCGAGTTCGGCATCCGTCAGGGCGACCCCATCGGTGCGAAGGTCACCCTGCGCGACGACGAGGCGACGGAATTCCTCCAGAAGGCGCTCCCGCTGGCCGACATCGCGGGTCGTCAGTTCGACGGCACGGGGAACTTCAGCTTCGGCGTCGAGGAACACACCGAGTTCCCGAGCCAAGAGTACGACCCGAACATCGGCATCTACGGGC
This genomic stretch from Halorussus pelagicus harbors:
- a CDS encoding 30S ribosomal protein S17, producing MATGLNVSEPEGTCSDENCPFHGTLSVRGQTLEGEVASTDMDKTVIVEREYDVPVPKYDRYMKRRSRVPAHHPDCLELEVGDTVRIAETRPLSKTKSHVVVEQFETTRSFGAGGTEQQDESEDEE
- a CDS encoding ribonuclease P protein component 1: MPLTPENLTRHELNGLHVRVADAPNPDLVGIEGRVVAETQGTLSVASASRVRQVPKEGSTFEFALTDESADRSETRSGPRRASRDDAAKGSGTASKLASETAGVASGQSGAVSEPRSGGSRRSADCTSGGRSEARRPNADGGEGVAYVTVDGARLLSRPELRTENAGESKWQQD
- a CDS encoding 50S ribosomal protein L5, translated to MSEADADFHEMREPTIEKVVVHMGVGEGGRELADAEDILEDVTGQQSVRTQAKSTKPEFGIRQGDPIGAKVTLRDDEATEFLQKALPLADIAGRQFDGTGNFSFGVEEHTEFPSQEYDPNIGIYGLDVTVNLVRPGYRISKRDKVTRSLPSAHKLNAEDAIAYIESNFDVEVER
- a CDS encoding 30S ribosomal protein S4e, producing MTKHQKRLSVPKSWPVERKTETFTVKADSGPHGEDGVPLIILLRDVLGYVGSRKEARYALDQGNVLVNGDENVAEDRPIGMFDIIAFTEREEFYRVFPDEGGRLTLTPIEADAAESKLGKIEDKTKVSGGRTQLNLHDGQNLLVEDDEYSAGDSIVISNDDTEVVAHFPYEEGSLVTAVRGSHAGDIGEVTEIQVTPGSGSNNVVVETDDDGTFETVEEYVVVIDENFVGDDE
- a CDS encoding 50S ribosomal protein L14; its protein translation is MEALKADITQGLSKGSLLNCADNTGAREVKLISVSGYSGAKSRHPKAGIGDKVTVSVTKGTPEMRRQVLEAVVVRQRQPIRRPDGMRVKFEDNAAVIIDDVEEPRGTEIKGPIAREVAERFGSIASTATMIV
- the rplX gene encoding 50S ribosomal protein L24 — its product is MTQQPRKQRNQTERASLHERHEQVKATLADDLREEFDTRSVRVNAGDTVEVMRGDFAGDEGEVIKVDLRDAVVHVEDVTLEKADGEEVPRPLDASNLKVTDLDLEDDLREERLRGENE